A stretch of the Medicago truncatula cultivar Jemalong A17 chromosome 5, MtrunA17r5.0-ANR, whole genome shotgun sequence genome encodes the following:
- the LOC112422149 gene encoding protein FAR1-RELATED SEQUENCE 11-like encodes MISEVRNDVSDWPLPQVTNVDEWVPFEGQLFEDNEYVNSLTFQELQHEPLPQVNNIDEGVPFEGQVFESDNVAYEFYCLFAKQNGFSIRRDHIYKSSKNVSEENPSGVYKREFICHGGGIVKPRKTVEVENQRKRKSSRCDYGAKMVVNKRTIGFEKKWVVKYFNNSHNHELLDNKEVRFLPAYRNIPIVDQDHILLLSKVGCSVSIIMRVLELEKRTGTGNLPFLEKDIRNFIQSYSGIGKESDAADVLRLCKSLKDREEAFQVEFTIDESNKLEHIVWAFGDSIRAYEAFGDVVVFDTTYRINRYGMPLGIWSFLAFVKGKYPKIILTDQDLSIKEAIATELPNTKHAFCIWHIVAKLSSWFSFPLGSRYDDFKHEFHKVGVAVKIRNQAGEEARMRQKYHNPHITTHFPIEEHASSILTPYAFKLLQYEIELSAKYEAIEADNGSYVVQHHTKVDGGRIEYYVDMQFEC; translated from the exons ATGATATCTGAAGTAAGAAATGATGTTAGTGATTGGCCCTTGCCTCAAGTCACTAACGTTGATGAATGGGTTCCTTTTGAAGGGCAACTATTTGAAGATAATGAATATGTAAATTCTTTAACATTTCAAGAGCTACAACATGAACCCTTGCCTCAAGTCAACAACATTGATGAGGGGGTTCCTTTTGAAGGGCAAGTATTTGAAAGTGATAATGTTGCTTatgaattttattgtttatttgcaAAACAAAATGGATTTTCTATTAGGCgtgatcacatttataaatctAGTAAAAATGTGTCTGAAGAGAATCCATCTGGTGTTTATAAGAGGGAATTTATTTGTCATGGTGGTGGTATTGTTAAACCACGCAAAACTGTTGAAGTGGAAAATCAAAGGAAACGAAAATCTTCAAGATGTGATTATGGTGCAAAGATGGTAGTTAATAAGAGAACAATTGGCTTTGAGAAAAAATGGGTGGTTAAATATTTCAACAATTCTCACAACCACGAGTTATTGGATAACAAAGAGGTTCGATTTCTTCCTGCTTATCGTAACATTCCAATTGTTGATCAAGATCACATACTATTATTATCTAAAGTTGGTTGCTCTGTAAGTATTATAATGAGAGTGCTTGAGTTAGAGAAAAGAACGGGCACAGGAAATTTACCATTCTTAGAAAAAGATATTAGAAATTTTATTCAGTCATATAGTGGTATTGGTAAAGAAAGTGATGCTGCAGATGTTCTCAGATTGTGCAAAAGTTTGAAAGATCGAGAGGAGGCCTTCCAAGTTGAATTCACAATTGATGAAAGTAACAAATTGGAGCATATTGTTTGGGCATTTGGTGATTCAATTCGCGCATACGAAGCTTTTGGAGATGTTGTAGTTTTTGATACCACATATAGAATAAACCGTTATGGGATGCCTCTTGGAATATGG AGTTTCCTAGCTTTTGTGAAAGGAAAATATCCAAAAATAATTCTTACCGATCAAGATCTTTCAATTAAAGAAGCCATTGCAACGGAATTGCCAAACACAAAACATGCATTTTGTATATGGCATATTGTCGCAAAGCTGTCAAGTTGGTTTTCTTTTCCACTAGGTTCGAGATATGATGACTTTAAACATGAGTTTCATAAG GTTGGTGTTGCTGTCAAAATTAGAAATCAAGCTGGAGAAGAGGCACGAATGCGTCAAAAGTATCATAATCCTCATATTACAACACATTTTCCTATTGAAGAACATGCCTCGTCTATACTCACACCTTATGCCTTTAAGTTGCTTCAATATGAGATCGAATTATCCGCAAAGTATGAAGCAATTGAAGCTGACAATGGCTCTTATGTTGTGCAACATCATACCAAAGTTGATGGTGGTCGTATA GAATACTATGTAGACATGCAATTCGAGTGCTaa
- the LOC112422150 gene encoding uncharacterized protein — protein MNGSSSFNTHLPILEARNWERWSAVMKNLFGAQDLLEIVQNSVGELAANATEVQRNAHKELKKKDCKALFLIQQSLDEGNFERISKSLSSKEAWDILSKYHEGDDKVKLIKLQSLRRKFELMQMEDDQKISEYISKLINLVNQMKACSEAITDQQIVEKIMRTLSSRFDFIVVAIQESKDVKTLKIEEPQSSLEAHELMVSERSNERSIRQALQVQTIKKDDYDRKNFKKGKKNSKGRNWSKGKNNGSDKGESSKEGNSNQKKKVDKKKIQCFKCEKFGHYASECWSGKGKQSNNDEEEAKIAQDDSDSESLFMMVTTISNESCNSESWFLDTG, from the coding sequence ATGAATGGTAGCAGCAGTTTCAACACACATCTTCCAATTCTTGAAGCACGCAATTGGGAAAGATGGAGTGCAGTGATGAAGAATCTGTTTGGAGCACAAGATTTGCTTGAAATTGTGCAGAATAGTGTAGGTGAATTAGCTGCGAATGCCACTGAAGTGCAAAGGAACGCACACaaggaattgaagaagaaagattgcaAGGCTCTGTTCTTGATTCAACAAAGTCTTGATGAAGGAAACTTTGAAAGAATCTCAAAATCACTAAGTTCAAAGGAAGCATGGGACATTCTTTCAAAGTACCATGAAGGTGATGATAAAGTGAAGTTGATTAAGCTTCAATCACTGAGAAGGAAATTTGAGCTGATGCAAATGGAAGATGATCAGAAGATTTCTGAGTACATCTCTAAACTCATCAATCTTGTGAATCAGATGAAGGCTTGTAGTGAAGCAATCACTGATCAACAGATAGTTGAAAAGATTATGAGGACCCTATCTTCAAGGTTTGATTTCATTGTGGTGGCAATTCAGGAATCAAAAGATGTTAAGACATTGAAGATTGAGGAGCCGCAGAGTTCATTAGAAGCTCATGAATTGATGGTTTCAGAAAGAAGCAATGAAAGATCAATTCGACAAGCCCTGCAAGTTCAAACTATCAAGAAGGATGATTATGATaggaagaacttcaagaaagggaagaaaaacTCTAAGGGAAGAAACTGGTCTAAAGGCAAGAACAATGGATCTGATAAAGGTGAATCTTCAAAGGAAGGAAATTctaatcaaaagaagaaagttGATAAGAAGAAGATTCAGTGTTTCAAATGTGAGAAATTTGGACACTATGCCTCTGAATGTTGGTCTGGTAAAGGAAAGCAATCAAATAATGATGAAGAGGAAGCCAAAATTGCACAAGATGATTCAGATTCTGAGTCATTATTCATGATGGTTACAACAATTAGTAATGAGAGCTGCAATTCAGAAAGTTGGTTCTTAGATACTGGTTAA
- the LOC112421726 gene encoding serine/threonine-protein phosphatase 7 long form homolog encodes MIGGRRAMTQSHRRKRQSSHFPKRGRGRRGDGSGSSQATQPEESQVVDPSQPVDQTGVEYLNYQDQVQHDVTDGGYDQDHIPQQQDAGDEDDIAAAAAPEVLPMEPPFPGGPADLSLLHSYADHVALPLWYNSNNVRKLHVLKPINHGAKILTLGRPNGNENWFWDPLKQSGLHDLVYLGYSTVPHPETSTFHMPMGEMTVTLDDVACLTHLPIEGRMLDHGKKMPKHEGAALLMRYLGVSQHEAEKICNQEYGGYISYPRLRDFYTTYLGKANLLAGTEDPEELEELARVRTYCVRCYLLYLVGCLLFGDRSNKRIELIYLTTMEDGYAGMHNYSWGGMTLAYLYGELADACRPGHRALGGSVTLLTGFTVLIPTLTTWKTIQLQRGGSSRRVMGGDHVSVTA; translated from the exons atgattggtggtaggcgtgcgatgactcagagccaccgcAGGAAGAGGCAGAGCAGCCACTtcccaaagaggggtagaggtcggaggggagatggctcaggaagctctcaggctacacagcctgaggagtcacaggttgttgacccgtcacagcctgttgaccagactggggtggagtacctgaactatcaggatcaggtacagCATGATGTGACGGATGGtggatatgaccaggatcatataccacagcagcaggatgcaggagacgaggatgacattgcagcagctgctgcaccggaggtgttacctATGGAGCCTCCATTTCCTGGTGGACCGGCTGACTTGTCATTGCTCCACTCTTATGCCGAtcatgtggcgttgccactctggtataattcaaataat gttcgtaagctCCACGTGcttaaaccgattaatcatggggccaagattctcactctcggacgccctaacgggaatgagaattggttttgggatccgcTTAAGCAGAGCGGGCTACATGATTTGGTTTACTTGGGGTACTCCACCGTGCCTCATCCGGAGACCAGCACCTTTCACATGCCcatgggggagatgactgtgacattggatgatgtcgcatgtctcacgcatcttcctattgaggggcggatgttggatcatgggaagaagatgcccaagcatgagggagcggcactgCTGATGAGGTATCTGGGTGTGTCCCAGCATGAGGCTGAAAAGATCTGCAACCAGgagtacggtgggtacattagctacccGAGGCTGAGGGACTTCTATACCACGTACCTTGGTAAGGCCAACTTATTGGCGGGTACGGAGGATCCTGAGGAGCTTGAGGAGCTGGCGAGGGTTAGGACATACTGCGTCCGGTGTTACCTTCTGTACTTggtcggatgcttgttgtttggcgatagaagcaacaagcgcatcgaGCTGATATATTTGACGACCATGGAGGACGGCTACGCAGGGATGCATAATTATTCCTGGGGAGGTATGACCCTCGCCTACCTATACGGCGAGTTGGCTGATGCATGTAGGCCTGGACACAGAGCTCTTGGggggagcgtgacactgctcact GGTTTTACAGTGTTGATCCCAACACTGACTACGTGGAAAACTATCCAGTtgcagcgaggtggaagctcCAGAAGGGTCATGGGGGGAGAtcacgtatcggtcactgctTGA
- the LOC11407107 gene encoding putative disease resistance protein RGA3 produces MADALLGFVFENLTSLLQNEFSTISGIKSKVQKLSDNLVHIKAVLEDAEKKQFKELSIKLWLQDLKDAVYVLDDILDEYSIESFRLRGFTSFKLKNIMFRHEIGNRFKEITRRLDDIAESKNKFSLQMGGTLREIPDQVAEGRQTSSTPLESKALGRDNDKEKIVEFLLTHAKDSDFISVYPIVGLGGIGKTTLVQLIYNDVRVSRNFDKKFWVCVSETFSVKRILCCIIESITLEKCPDFELDVLERKLQGLLQGKIYLLILDDVWNQNEQLESGLTQDRWDRLKSVLSCGSKGSSILLSTRDEVVATIMGTWETHRLSGLSDSDCWLLFKQHAFRRYKEHTKFVEIGKEIAKKCNGLPLAAKALGGLMSSRNEENEWLDIKDSELWALPQENSILPALRLSYFYLSPTLKQCFSFCAIFPKDREILKEELIRLWMANGFISSMGNLDVEDVGNMVWKELYQKSFFQDCKMDEYSGNISFKMHDLVHDLAQSVTGKECVYLENANMTNLTKNTHHISFHSEKLLSFDEGAFKKVESLRTLFDLENYIAKKHDHFPLNSSLRVLSTSFLQVPVWSLIHLRYLEIHSLGIKKLPDSIYNLQKLEILKIKHCNKLSCLPKRLACLQNLRHIVIEECRSLSRMFPNIGKLTCLRTLSVYIVSLEKGNSLTELRDLNLGGKLSIKGLNNVGSLFEAEAANLMGKKDLHELYLSWKDKQGIPKTPVVSAEQVLEELQPHSNLKCLTINYYEGLSLPSWIIILSNLVSLVLLHCKKIVRLPLLGKLPSLKKLRLYGINNLKYLDDDESEDGMEVRVFPSLEILELSCLRNIVGLLKVERGEMFPSLSKLVIDCCPKLGLPCLPSLKDLYVYPYLPHIPKIEL; encoded by the coding sequence ATGGCTGACGCTTTGCTtggatttgtttttgaaaacttGACGTCTCTCCTTCAAAATGAATTTTCTACCATTTCTGGAATCAAATCAAAGGTTCAAAAGCTATCAGACAACTTAGTTCACATCAAGGCTGTTCTTGAAGATGCTGAGAAGAAACAATTCAAAGAACTCTCTATTAAGCTATGGTTACAAGACCTCAAAGATGCTGTTTATGTGCTCGATGATATCCTTGATGAGTACTCGATCGAGTCTTTTCGACTGAGAGGATTTACCTCTTTCAAACTAAAGAACATCATGTTTCGCCATGAGATTGGTAACAGGTTCAAAGAGATTACAAGGAGGTTAGATGATATTGCTGAAAGTAAGAACAAGTTTTCTCTACAGATGGGTGGAACTCTTAGGGAAATCCCAGATCAAGTAGCTGAAGGGCGCCAAACCAGCTCCACCCCTCTTGAATCAAAAGCGCTGGGAAGAGACAATGATAAAGAAAAGATTGTCGAGTTTCTTCTCACCCATGCGAAGGACTCTGACTTCATTTCTGTCTATCCCATTGTTGGTTTAGGTGGTATTGGAAAAACAACTCTTGTTCAATTGATCTACAATGATGTTAGGGTGAGTcgcaattttgataaaaaattttGGGTTTGTGTTTCTGAGACTTTCTCGGTCAAGAGGATTTTGTGTTGTATTATAGAATCTATTACATTAGAGAAGTGTCCTGACTTTGAGTTAGATGTCTTGGAAAGAAAGCTGCAAGGATTGTTGCAAGGGAAAATATATTTGCTGATTTTGGATGATGTGTGGAATCAAAATGAACAATTGGAATCTGGGTTAACACAAGATAGATGGGATCGTTTAAAATCTGTTTTGTCGTGTGGATCAAAAGGTAGTTCCATTTTATTGTCCACCCGTGATGAGGTTGTTGCAACTATCATGGGAACATGGGAAACTCACCGTTTGTCTGGTCTCTCTGATAGTGACTGTTGGTTGTTGTTCAAACAACATGCATTTAGACGTTACAAAGAGCATACAAAGTTTGTGGAAATAGGAAAGGAGATAGCAAAGAAATGTAATGGATTGCCACTTGCAGCAAAAGCATTGGGGGGTTTGATGAGCTCAaggaatgaagaaaatgaatggCTTGATATTAAAGACAGTGAGCTTTGGGCTTTACCACAAGAAAATTCTATTTTGCCTGCTTTGAGGCTGAGTTACTTTTATTTATCACCAACCCTAAAGCAATGTTTCTCTTTTTGTGCTATATTTCCCAAGGATAGAGAAATCCTAAAAGAAGAATTGATTCGACTTTGGATGGCTAATGGATTTATTTCATCTATGGGTAATTTGGACGTTGAAGATGTTGGAAACATGGTTTGGAAGGAATTGTACCAAAAATCATTCTTCCAAGATTGCAAGATGGATGAATATTCTGGaaacatttcttttaaaatgCATGATCTTGTCCATGATCTCGCTCAATCAGTAACGGGGAAAGAATGTGTGTATTTGGAGAATGCAAACATGACTAATTTGACAAAAAACACACACCACATAAGTTTTCACTCTGAAAAATTGTTATCATTCGATGAGGGTGCCTTCAAAAAAGTTGAATCCTTACGAACATTGTTTGACTTGGAGAATTATATTGCAAAAAAACATGATCACTTCCCATTAAACAGCTCTCTTCGAGTTTTAAGCACATCCTTTCTACAGGTCCCAGTATGGAGTTTAATTCATTTAAGGTATTTGGAAATTCATTCTCTTGGCATAAAAAAGTTGCCTGACTCAATTTACAACTTACAAAAACTGgaaatcttgaaaataaaacacTGTAATAAACTTAGTTGCCTTCCGAAACGCTTGGCTTGTTTACAAAATCTTAGACATATAGTCATTGAAGAATGTCGATCTTTGTCTCGAATGTTTCCTAACATTGGAAAATTAACTTGTCTAAGAACATTAAGTGTGTACATTGTTAGTTTAGAGAAAGGGAATAGCTTGACAGAGTTACGTGATCTAAACCTCGGTGGAAAACTGAGTATCAAAGGATTAAACAATGTTGGCAGTTTATTTGAAGCTGAAGCGGCTAATTTGATGGGTAAAAAAGACCTTCATGAATTATACTTGTCATGGAAAGACAAACAAGGAATTCCAAAGACCCCTGTTGTTAGTGCTGAGCAAGTACTCGAAGAGCTTCAACCTCACTCAAATCTCAAATGCTTGACAATAAATTACTATGAAGGATTATCATTACCAAGTTGGATAATTATTCTTAGTAATTTAGTTTCTCTTGTACTTCTCCATTGCAAGAAAATTGTGCGGCTTCCGTTACTTGGTAAACTACCATCTCTAAAAAAACTGAGATTATATGGTATCAATAATCTGAAATACTTGGATGATGATGAATCTGAGGATGGTATGGAGGTGAGGGTTTTCCCCTCTCTGGAGATACTCGAATTATCTTGTCTACGAAACATAGTGGGGTTATTGAAAGTGGAAAGAGGGGAGATGTTTCCTTCTCTTTCTAAATTGGTAATCGATTGTTGCCCTAAACTTGGACTGCCATGTCTTCCATCTCTTAAAGACCTCTATGTTTACCCTTATTTGCCTCATATTCCAAAAATAGAGTTATAA